AACCGGAAAAGGTTCTGCTTGCAGACGGTCGTCACCTGTTCAGATGATCGTCTGCAGTGAACCGGTTATGCGCAACCTCGGAATATGTGGTGAGCATAACAATCATACATATAGTCGAAGTTACCATAACGAACAATTGAACAATTATTTACCATATGCAATTTCACTCTTTGGACATTATAGAGCCAATTTTAAAATCTCTTCAGGAAGAGGGGTATACAACCCCAACCCCGATACAGGCCGAAGCGATTCCGATTGTACTTCAGGGCAATGACCTTCTGGGCTGTGCCCAGACAGGCACAGGAAAAACAGCGGCGTTTGCCATTCCGATTCTTCAGCTGCTGAGCGCGAGCCATAGCAATGAGAAAAAACGGAAAATCAGAAGCCTTATTCTCACCCCGACCAGAGAGCTTGCCATCCAGATCGGTGAAAGCTTCAGGGCCTACGGTCGTCATACCGGACTGAACAATACGGTCATCTTCGGAGGGGTCAATCAGAACCCCCAGATTTCAGCCTTGAGAAATGGAGTCGACATTGTTATTGCCACACCGGGCCGACTGCTTGATCTCATGAATCAGGGATTTCTCAATTTGCGGGATGTTGAAATATTTGTGCTGGATGAAGCTGACCGCATGCTCGACATGGGTTTTATCCACGACATTAAAAAAGTACTGACCGTACTGCCAAAGAAGAAACAATCCCTCTTCTTTTCAGCCACACTGCCGCCTGAAATCGTCAAGCTTGCAGGTACCATACTGCATAACCCTTCCGAGGTCTCGGTAACCCCGATATCGTCAACAGTTGATATCATTCAGCAGCACATCTATTTTGTTGACAAGGGAAATAAAAACAGCCTCCTGG
The window above is part of the Candidatus Chlorobium masyuteum genome. Proteins encoded here:
- a CDS encoding DEAD/DEAH box helicase yields the protein MQFHSLDIIEPILKSLQEEGYTTPTPIQAEAIPIVLQGNDLLGCAQTGTGKTAAFAIPILQLLSASHSNEKKRKIRSLILTPTRELAIQIGESFRAYGRHTGLNNTVIFGGVNQNPQISALRNGVDIVIATPGRLLDLMNQGFLNLRDVEIFVLDEADRMLDMGFIHDIKKVLTVLPKKKQSLFFSATLPPEIVKLAGTILHNPSEVSVTPISSTVDIIQQHIYFVDKGNKNSLLVDILNNQRIKTALVFTRTKHGADKVVKFLSHHNIRAEAIHGNKAQNARQRALSNFKNQTTRVLVATDIAARGIDVDELEYVINFEISNIAETYVHRIGRTGRAGAKGTAYSFCDAEEKEYLRDIEKLIGKKIPVIDNHPFPLMDHNPVKAPKQNGRGNSGHPGPKPPAKTAPKRWSSGPGRTR